A part of Arenicella chitinivorans genomic DNA contains:
- a CDS encoding VOC family protein, with product MEQHILHVALVVQDYDEAIDFYVNKLSFELIEDTYQPEQDKRWVVVAPPNSRGATLLLAKASKPDQTAFVGNQTGGRVFLFLYTDDFWRDYRAMCKAGIQFVRDPQEQPYGTVAVFEDLYGNRWDLLQLNADHPHISRLDSCSA from the coding sequence ATGGAACAGCATATACTGCATGTTGCCCTAGTGGTTCAAGACTATGACGAGGCGATCGACTTCTATGTTAATAAGCTCAGCTTTGAGTTAATTGAAGACACCTATCAACCGGAACAGGACAAGCGCTGGGTTGTGGTGGCGCCACCGAATTCACGCGGTGCTACGTTATTACTGGCAAAGGCATCCAAACCCGATCAAACGGCATTCGTAGGTAATCAAACCGGCGGTCGCGTATTCTTATTTCTGTACACGGATGACTTTTGGCGCGATTATCGCGCTATGTGTAAGGCTGGAATTCAGTTTGTGCGTGATCCGCAAGAGCAACCTTATGGGACGGTGGCCGTGTTCGAGGACTTATATGGAAATCGGTGGGATTTGCTGCAATTGAACGCTGATCATCCTCATATTAGTAGGCTCGACTCATGCAGTGCGTGA
- a CDS encoding serine/threonine protein kinase produces the protein MTNDELEEIFHSALERAANEREKFVRNATQTDADFKFIWNLISKADKQTQFMATSYAVEDSPTALNAGDIVGNWLVQELLGRGGMGEVYRVSRIYPDFEQFGALKISRSPQQDLVARFHNERRILAQLEHPNIGRLIDAGVLKNGLPFMVTELVDGIDILDYVADNALTFDTSLQLFTQLCDAIAHAHERHILHRDIKPSNVLVNRAGQVKLIDFGVSGFLKRGEAKSAPFTKAFAAPEQATGHRLDESTDIFALGKLLSVLVYETKPVATALSKTPRSLRELGAICDKCTRDNPQDRYRSVKELTRELQCYADKKPIQAMHGDWRYVLQKYFQRHRWLVAGACLVTLSVSGAGIAYLSATDKTLRAKTERRTIKPVVDLPSDRIALGCDQSSIGIFSDTVTTGGELTSEQRNLVSLARDHVKQGLGISALSFTPDCQGIALVTQSTQHTTNVRGSLPVNFHMTLQRLLGEGKKVTAIAFDPYQWEQRAAFVIAYEGGYEASPDTSSELLKRLKSATDTDGAVAAIAFFPLADRPSGWSVLGANGFQYTRNVTKQNTVAWYYENLRFLKRHAVVPTFASFSADGEDYVLGNAQCVYSSRTDLLQLTDCPSFTPQ, from the coding sequence ATGACGAATGATGAGCTAGAGGAAATATTTCACTCAGCGCTTGAGAGAGCGGCTAATGAACGGGAAAAGTTCGTTCGAAATGCTACTCAAACCGACGCGGACTTCAAATTCATATGGAATCTGATTTCCAAAGCCGATAAGCAGACTCAATTTATGGCCACGTCCTATGCCGTAGAAGACTCACCAACGGCTCTCAATGCCGGTGATATTGTAGGCAACTGGCTAGTACAGGAGCTGCTGGGTCGTGGCGGTATGGGCGAAGTGTATCGTGTTTCGCGTATTTACCCCGATTTTGAGCAGTTTGGGGCGTTGAAGATTTCGCGTTCACCCCAGCAAGATTTGGTTGCACGATTTCATAATGAGCGTCGAATTCTTGCGCAGTTGGAACATCCAAATATTGGCCGCCTAATTGATGCAGGAGTCCTGAAAAATGGGTTGCCGTTCATGGTGACTGAGCTGGTCGACGGCATCGACATTCTCGATTATGTTGCTGACAATGCCCTGACATTCGACACCTCTCTTCAGCTCTTTACGCAGTTGTGTGATGCAATTGCACATGCGCACGAACGTCACATCTTGCATCGCGATATCAAGCCAAGCAATGTGCTTGTTAATCGCGCAGGTCAGGTCAAATTGATCGACTTTGGCGTCTCAGGTTTTTTGAAACGTGGCGAAGCAAAAAGTGCACCATTCACCAAAGCGTTCGCAGCACCAGAACAAGCGACTGGGCACAGGCTTGATGAGTCCACGGACATCTTTGCGCTTGGTAAGTTGCTCAGCGTACTGGTGTATGAAACCAAACCGGTCGCCACGGCGTTGTCTAAAACGCCTCGCTCACTGCGTGAACTCGGGGCCATCTGTGACAAGTGTACTCGTGACAATCCTCAGGATCGATACCGGTCAGTCAAAGAGCTCACTCGTGAATTGCAGTGTTATGCAGACAAAAAACCAATACAGGCAATGCACGGCGACTGGCGTTATGTGTTGCAAAAATACTTTCAACGACATCGCTGGTTGGTCGCAGGTGCTTGCCTGGTCACGCTAAGTGTATCAGGGGCTGGGATAGCATACTTAAGTGCAACCGACAAAACCCTACGAGCTAAAACCGAGCGTCGCACCATCAAGCCTGTCGTTGACCTACCCTCTGATCGAATTGCATTGGGCTGCGACCAATCGAGTATTGGAATATTTTCAGATACCGTCACCACCGGCGGTGAACTCACCAGCGAGCAGAGAAACCTAGTCAGTTTAGCGCGAGATCATGTCAAACAAGGTCTGGGGATTTCAGCATTGAGTTTCACGCCAGATTGTCAAGGCATCGCACTGGTAACCCAGTCTACTCAACACACCACCAATGTACGTGGCAGCTTACCAGTCAACTTTCACATGACACTCCAGCGGCTCCTCGGTGAAGGTAAGAAAGTTACCGCGATTGCATTTGATCCCTACCAATGGGAGCAGCGTGCGGCGTTTGTCATTGCCTATGAAGGTGGCTATGAGGCTTCACCAGACACGAGCTCCGAGCTTTTAAAACGTTTAAAGTCTGCGACAGACACTGACGGCGCGGTCGCCGCAATCGCTTTTTTTCCATTAGCAGACAGACCGAGTGGCTGGTCAGTACTCGGCGCAAATGGATTTCAATACACACGTAATGTCACCAAACAGAACACTGTCGCCTGGTATTACGAGAACCTACGCTTTCTAAAACGTCACGCTGTTGTGCCTACATTCGCTTCCTTCTCAGCTGATGGAGAAGACTACGTTTTGGGAAACGCTCAGTGTGTCTACTCTAGCAGAACCGACCTGTTACAGCTCACAGATTGCCCGTCATTTACACCGCAATAA
- a CDS encoding vWA domain-containing protein, translating into MIRKPRILLIGLSSMLTLLQAQGSENAVDRAQMMVVLDASGSMWGQVDGRPKIELVREAFGALVDDWEAQPVDAGLIVYGHRTKGDCRDIQIIAQPGPVDAAQLKQSVAQLNPKGKTPLGDAVRMAAEQLKLTEQKATVILLSDGRETCDADPCKVGLELEETGVDFTAHVIGLDIEKEQDKRQLKCLADNTGGKYIDVHSARELNDAFSTKSDLLSSSPRLQVLATATDLEIPLTEITWTITHHEQAKDLVTQSTTLDLVDWLGDSLVAGEYTLHAKSGSYAGSIQFTYPISRESMSLTLTREIPPSRLIVADTVTASSAFEVQWEGYGGTTDAIAVVNIGDPFNSHLGQTGVRDRSPLTLIAPAAPGEYELIYVFDAYGQARVDARVPIKVKPAQFGFEVLTEIRAGQQLEIRWTGPGAQGDLIAIGPRTQKTDDHLYVNWVSEGNPITLTSADQPGEYELRYYNDRYDILFSKPIIVAP; encoded by the coding sequence ATGATAAGAAAACCACGAATACTGCTGATCGGGCTTTCGTCTATGTTGACTTTGTTGCAAGCGCAAGGGTCCGAGAACGCGGTTGACCGCGCTCAAATGATGGTGGTTCTGGATGCATCCGGATCAATGTGGGGACAAGTGGATGGCCGACCTAAAATAGAGCTGGTCCGAGAAGCCTTCGGCGCATTGGTTGATGACTGGGAGGCGCAGCCAGTTGACGCCGGGCTCATCGTGTATGGGCACCGCACTAAGGGCGACTGTCGTGATATACAAATTATTGCGCAGCCGGGCCCGGTCGATGCCGCACAGCTGAAGCAGTCTGTTGCTCAACTTAACCCGAAAGGAAAAACCCCACTAGGTGACGCAGTGCGCATGGCTGCCGAGCAGCTGAAACTCACCGAACAAAAGGCAACGGTGATCTTATTGAGCGACGGTCGAGAAACGTGCGACGCCGACCCGTGCAAGGTTGGGCTAGAGCTTGAAGAGACCGGTGTTGATTTTACTGCACATGTTATTGGGCTCGATATCGAAAAGGAACAAGATAAACGCCAGCTGAAGTGTCTGGCAGACAACACAGGCGGAAAATACATTGATGTGCACAGTGCGAGAGAACTCAATGATGCGTTTAGTACTAAGTCCGACTTACTTAGCTCTTCGCCCAGGTTACAGGTCTTAGCCACCGCCACTGATCTTGAAATACCCTTAACGGAAATAACGTGGACAATTACGCACCACGAACAGGCAAAAGATTTAGTAACCCAATCCACGACGCTCGACCTAGTCGACTGGTTGGGGGACTCACTGGTTGCCGGTGAGTACACCCTACATGCCAAGTCAGGTAGTTATGCTGGATCCATTCAATTTACCTACCCAATTAGCCGCGAGTCCATGTCTCTGACGCTCACCCGAGAAATTCCTCCGAGTCGGCTGATTGTGGCAGACACGGTAACGGCAAGTAGCGCGTTCGAGGTGCAATGGGAAGGCTACGGCGGTACCACTGATGCCATTGCGGTGGTGAATATTGGCGATCCGTTCAATTCGCATTTAGGGCAGACCGGGGTCCGTGATCGCAGCCCCCTAACTTTAATCGCACCGGCAGCACCCGGCGAGTACGAATTGATATACGTGTTCGACGCCTATGGTCAAGCTCGAGTCGATGCACGGGTCCCCATCAAAGTGAAGCCGGCTCAATTCGGCTTTGAGGTGTTGACGGAAATCCGAGCTGGTCAACAACTCGAGATTCGATGGACGGGTCCGGGTGCACAAGGCGACTTAATCGCCATTGGCCCACGAACTCAGAAAACGGATGACCACCTCTATGTAAATTGGGTCAGCGAGGGCAATCCAATCACGCTGACTTCTGCTGACCAACCAGGCGAGTATGAACTGCGTTATTACAACGATCGGTACGACATTCTTTTCAGTAAACCGATCATCGTAGCGCCGTGA
- a CDS encoding cellulase family glycosylhydrolase, which yields MTKHQPSFRFKHRLDLILALFCLIFAALTVVTKSYAAVEPLSVNGSKIMVGGEHKRFAGVSHFWSNTGWGAERFYNDQAVAWLKQDFDAQIVRAAMGVEDAGGYLQDPAGNKARVEAVVDAAIANDMYVLIDWHSHNAQNYQAQAVAFFSEMAQKYGAYNNVIYEIYNEPLQISWSNTIKPYAEAVIAAIRAHDPDNLIVVGTPTWSQDVDKAAADPITSSQNIAYTLHFYAGTHGQWLRNRADMAINAGLPIFVTEWGTVNANGDGGVAVSETNAWVAWMKQNNLIHLNWSLHDKQEGASVLKPGAASTGGWADSDLTASGTFVRNVVRAYSGATDPTDPTDPTDPVGSATCEMTVQSEWNSGYVAEVTITNTGSVAISTGWPISFEFANGTTISNSWNGSFSASNPYTVEPLNWNRTIQPGSSTKFGFQANKAVVNSSAEVVDISGGICD from the coding sequence ATGACCAAACACCAACCTTCTTTTAGGTTTAAGCACCGACTTGACCTTATCCTCGCGTTATTCTGCCTAATCTTCGCCGCGCTTACCGTTGTTACTAAGTCGTACGCTGCGGTGGAACCACTGAGCGTCAATGGTTCGAAAATTATGGTGGGTGGCGAGCACAAGCGCTTTGCTGGCGTTAGCCATTTTTGGAGCAATACTGGTTGGGGAGCTGAACGTTTTTACAATGATCAGGCGGTCGCTTGGTTAAAGCAGGATTTCGACGCACAAATCGTGCGCGCGGCGATGGGGGTTGAAGACGCTGGCGGCTATCTGCAAGACCCGGCCGGTAATAAAGCCCGGGTTGAGGCCGTGGTCGATGCCGCTATTGCCAACGACATGTATGTATTAATCGACTGGCACTCTCACAATGCGCAGAATTATCAAGCTCAGGCGGTCGCCTTCTTTTCTGAAATGGCGCAAAAGTATGGCGCATATAACAATGTCATCTACGAAATTTACAATGAACCATTGCAGATTTCATGGAGTAACACCATCAAACCCTACGCGGAAGCGGTGATTGCCGCGATTCGTGCGCATGACCCAGACAACCTAATTGTGGTGGGCACGCCGACTTGGTCGCAAGATGTTGATAAGGCTGCTGCGGATCCAATAACCTCATCGCAAAATATCGCATACACCTTGCATTTCTATGCCGGAACACACGGGCAATGGTTACGTAATCGCGCGGATATGGCCATCAATGCTGGTTTACCGATCTTTGTCACAGAGTGGGGAACGGTAAATGCTAATGGCGACGGCGGCGTGGCCGTCAGTGAAACCAATGCTTGGGTGGCGTGGATGAAGCAGAATAACCTTATTCACTTAAATTGGTCGTTACATGATAAGCAAGAGGGCGCGTCGGTTTTAAAACCGGGGGCTGCCAGTACCGGCGGTTGGGCGGATTCTGATTTGACGGCATCGGGTACGTTTGTTCGCAATGTGGTGCGCGCGTACAGCGGGGCAACTGATCCGACTGATCCGACTGATCCGACTGATCCAGTTGGTAGCGCGACATGTGAGATGACGGTCCAAAGTGAGTGGAACTCCGGCTATGTTGCTGAGGTCACAATTACAAATACCGGCAGTGTTGCAATCAGTACTGGTTGGCCAATTAGCTTTGAGTTTGCGAACGGCACAACGATCAGTAATTCATGGAATGGCAGTTTTAGTGCCAGCAACCCCTATACCGTGGAGCCATTGAATTGGAATCGAACAATCCAACCCGGAAGCTCGACCAAATTTGGTTTTCAGGCCAATAAAGCCGTTGTTAACAGTTCAGCTGAAGTGGTGGACATTTCAGGCGGTATCTGTGACTAA
- a CDS encoding ECF-type sigma factor: MRTIEQRATLPLDSKQLISEHYETLKSLAREKRRRAKSGQTMLTTDILHESWLKLRQTKEWASESHFLKTTALAMRHVLVEYARSKLTIKRANAGTECYDDLAECIPEFRETPEQIIAIADLFARLEERNPRYGQTLDLRYFGGFTEDETAQILGVSTRTVRRDWVFIKAWMATELERTDSQ; this comes from the coding sequence ATGCGAACGATTGAGCAACGAGCGACATTGCCACTGGATTCAAAACAGTTAATTTCTGAGCATTACGAGACGCTGAAATCCCTCGCCCGCGAGAAGCGTCGGCGCGCTAAAAGTGGGCAAACGATGTTGACCACCGATATTTTGCATGAGAGTTGGCTTAAATTAAGACAGACAAAGGAATGGGCAAGTGAAAGCCACTTTTTAAAAACGACGGCACTGGCGATGCGCCATGTATTGGTTGAGTACGCGCGATCGAAGCTCACAATAAAACGCGCAAATGCGGGTACGGAGTGTTATGACGACCTAGCGGAATGTATTCCGGAATTTAGAGAAACACCCGAACAGATAATCGCGATTGCTGACTTATTCGCACGGCTTGAAGAGCGCAACCCCCGATACGGGCAAACACTCGACTTACGCTATTTTGGTGGTTTTACAGAGGACGAAACCGCTCAAATTTTGGGCGTTAGCACGCGCACGGTGCGCCGTGATTGGGTGTTTATAAAAGCATGGATGGCCACCGAGTTAGAGCGCACGGATAGTCAGTAA
- a CDS encoding DUF4349 domain-containing protein — protein sequence MVRVGFYVILLAMISACDADRALNVSAYKDVNEFQALQETQRAKTEFLAYTHQIAVDVDHSALSSVFNSVIETCVHETEYVCLIMRSEESGGEYAYGHITLRVSPNGIDKYKRLVTESGELAAQSMHAEDLTAAVKDTEKRLEMLNSYQARLQKLEQNPNVNVDALIKLSSEMAEVQTQIEFAQGQKAKLYQRINMDVLEITLQSSRDTTFYGPIGDALSTFADNVADGLSVFITAMAYLLPWLLLLMLLIWLLRLFWGRRKRRS from the coding sequence ATGGTTAGAGTTGGGTTTTATGTGATTTTGCTGGCGATGATCTCGGCTTGTGATGCTGATCGTGCGCTCAATGTCAGTGCGTACAAAGATGTTAATGAGTTTCAGGCGTTACAGGAAACCCAGCGCGCCAAGACCGAGTTTCTGGCGTACACACACCAGATTGCCGTGGATGTTGATCATTCCGCTTTGTCTAGCGTGTTCAATTCGGTGATTGAAACGTGTGTTCACGAAACCGAGTATGTCTGTTTGATTATGCGCTCCGAGGAGTCCGGTGGAGAGTATGCCTATGGTCATATCACGCTGCGGGTATCACCCAACGGCATTGATAAGTACAAAAGACTGGTGACGGAATCTGGAGAACTTGCTGCGCAGTCCATGCATGCAGAAGATTTAACTGCGGCGGTGAAAGATACCGAAAAACGTCTCGAAATGTTAAATTCGTATCAGGCGCGACTGCAGAAGCTGGAACAAAATCCGAATGTGAATGTTGACGCGTTGATCAAATTGTCGTCGGAAATGGCGGAGGTACAGACTCAAATCGAGTTTGCGCAAGGGCAGAAGGCAAAGCTCTATCAGCGCATCAATATGGACGTGCTCGAAATTACGCTGCAATCGTCTCGAGACACGACTTTTTACGGTCCGATCGGTGACGCCTTGTCGACGTTCGCTGACAATGTGGCTGATGGACTGAGTGTTTTTATCACAGCCATGGCGTATTTGCTTCCATGGTTGTTGCTCTTGATGTTACTGATCTGGCTTCTTCGTTTGTTCTGGGGACGGCGTAAACGGCGGTCTTGA